The following proteins are encoded in a genomic region of Flexivirga oryzae:
- a CDS encoding AAA family ATPase, with product MDPIRNPYAPGAGQRPPELAGRDDELRTFDVVLERIARGRPERSIVLTGLRGVGKTVLLNALRSAAVRAKWGTGKLEARPDQRLRRPLSSALHQAVRELGHSQQGDVDQVLGVIKSFAQRDAGANAKLRDRWNPGIDAPAVTGRADSGDIEIDLVELLSDAGGLAADMGRGIAIFIDEMQDLDPEDVSALCAACHEISQASLPVIVVGAGLPHLPAVLSASKSYSERLFRYARIDRLPREAADRALQSPAQEEDAEFDTAALDAMYAATGGYPYFIQAYGKVAWDVAPGTPVTAADIDVAAPAAEAELAVGFFGSRYERATPGEREYLRAMADAASGIPDEERDDVESVPTAAVAKVLDRKPQSLSPARDALLKKGLIYSGERGRIAFTVPHFGKYLRSVS from the coding sequence GTGGACCCGATACGCAACCCTTACGCGCCCGGTGCCGGGCAGCGCCCACCGGAGCTCGCCGGCCGTGACGACGAGCTGCGCACGTTCGACGTGGTGCTGGAGCGCATCGCCCGCGGTCGCCCGGAGCGCTCGATCGTACTCACCGGGCTGCGCGGCGTCGGCAAGACGGTGCTGCTGAATGCGTTGCGGTCTGCGGCTGTTCGGGCGAAGTGGGGCACCGGCAAACTGGAGGCGCGTCCGGACCAGCGGCTGCGCCGGCCGCTGTCGTCCGCGCTGCACCAGGCGGTGCGCGAGCTCGGGCACTCCCAGCAGGGCGATGTCGACCAGGTGCTCGGAGTTATCAAGTCGTTCGCGCAGCGGGACGCGGGGGCCAATGCGAAGCTGCGGGACCGGTGGAACCCGGGCATCGACGCACCGGCGGTCACCGGTCGTGCCGACTCGGGTGACATCGAGATCGACCTGGTCGAGTTGCTGTCGGACGCAGGCGGATTGGCTGCGGACATGGGTCGCGGCATCGCGATCTTCATCGACGAGATGCAGGACCTGGACCCCGAGGACGTGTCGGCGCTGTGCGCGGCATGCCACGAGATCAGCCAGGCGTCGCTGCCGGTGATCGTGGTCGGCGCCGGCCTGCCGCACCTGCCGGCGGTGCTGTCAGCGTCGAAGTCGTACAGCGAGCGCCTCTTTCGCTATGCCCGCATCGACCGCCTCCCGCGGGAGGCGGCGGACCGGGCACTGCAGTCGCCGGCGCAGGAGGAGGACGCGGAGTTCGACACGGCCGCGCTCGATGCCATGTATGCCGCCACGGGCGGCTATCCCTACTTCATCCAGGCCTACGGCAAGGTCGCGTGGGATGTCGCGCCCGGCACTCCGGTGACGGCCGCCGACATCGACGTCGCCGCCCCCGCAGCCGAGGCAGAGCTCGCCGTCGGCTTCTTCGGATCCCGTTACGAGAGAGCCACTCCCGGCGAACGCGAGTACCTGCGGGCCATGGCGGACGCCGCGAGCGGCATACCCGACGAGGAGCGGGACGACGTCGAGTCCGTCCCCACTGCAGCAGTGGCCAAGGTGCTCGACCGCAAGCCTCAGTCGCTCTCTCCCGCGCGCGACGCACTGTTGAAGAAGGGGCTGATCTACTCCGGCGAGCGTGGCCGCATCGCCTTCACTGTTCCCCACTTCGGGAAGTATTTGCGCAGCGTCAGTTGA
- a CDS encoding YdeI/OmpD-associated family protein: protein MEFAATVELHGKDNLGITVPDDIVEALGGGKRPKVVVTLNGYTYRTSIARMGGQFLFGINKAHRAEAGVHAGDRLTVQLALDTAPREVELPPEVAAGLAEHPEAGRYFATLSYTKQNEYVTWINSAKRPETREQRVATTLANLIAGKPLR from the coding sequence ATGGAGTTTGCAGCCACCGTCGAACTGCACGGCAAGGACAACCTCGGCATCACGGTGCCCGACGACATCGTGGAGGCGCTCGGCGGTGGCAAACGGCCGAAAGTCGTGGTCACCCTGAACGGCTACACCTACCGCACGTCGATCGCGCGGATGGGCGGCCAGTTCCTCTTCGGCATCAACAAGGCGCACCGCGCCGAGGCGGGAGTGCACGCCGGCGACCGGCTCACCGTGCAGCTTGCGCTCGACACAGCGCCGCGCGAGGTTGAACTTCCGCCCGAAGTCGCAGCCGGACTCGCCGAACACCCCGAAGCCGGACGCTATTTCGCGACTCTCTCGTACACGAAGCAGAACGAATACGTGACCTGGATCAACAGCGCGAAGCGGCCGGAGACCCGGGAACAGCGTGTTGCAACCACGCTCGCGAACCTCATCGCGGGCAAGCCGCTCCGCTGA
- a CDS encoding HutD/Ves family protein produces the protein MTTVTRFADATTMPWLGGGGITHELARHPEHGDFGWRLSVAEVQQDGAFSRLDGVDRVIVLCSPRRMTLHTPETVELERFSPYSFDGGLQVSCTVPDGPTQDFNVMTRRGVYVADVRTIVADRSEVTAPTGAQLFVVCLDGRVRCGDELGAFDLARLEEGEPVTVDATEGAAALITLKAIPVG, from the coding sequence ATGACAACCGTCACACGCTTCGCGGACGCAACGACGATGCCCTGGCTCGGCGGTGGCGGCATTACCCACGAGCTGGCGCGCCACCCGGAGCACGGCGATTTCGGCTGGCGGCTGAGCGTCGCGGAGGTGCAGCAGGACGGCGCGTTCTCCCGGCTGGATGGCGTCGACCGGGTGATCGTGCTGTGCTCACCGCGCCGGATGACGTTGCACACCCCGGAAACGGTGGAGCTGGAACGCTTTTCGCCATACAGCTTCGACGGCGGACTCCAGGTCAGCTGCACAGTGCCGGACGGTCCGACGCAGGACTTCAACGTGATGACGCGCCGCGGTGTGTATGTCGCCGACGTCCGGACCATCGTCGCGGATCGATCGGAGGTGACCGCACCGACCGGAGCGCAGCTGTTCGTGGTGTGCCTCGACGGCAGGGTGCGCTGTGGTGACGAGCTGGGTGCCTTCGACCTGGCGCGACTCGAGGAGGGCGAGCCGGTGACGGTCGACGCCACCGAGGGCGCGGCTGCGCTCATCACCCTGAAGGCGATACCGGTCGGGTAA
- a CDS encoding zinc-dependent alcohol dehydrogenase family protein, whose translation MRGVVLHGPGDVRVEDRDDPTIELPTDAIIRLAATCVCGSDLWSYRGVNDIKRPIPMGHEYVGVVEEVGDEVSTVAPGDFVIGSFMASDGTCEICQAGYQSRCVHVKSVGAIGTQAERARIPWADGTLVATPGVPDPDLVPSLLAASDVLGTGWFGADAAAVGPGKTVAVVGDGAVGLLGILAARELGAERIIAMSRHEPRQALAKEFGATDIVVERGDEGVGRIKELTNGYGAHSVIEAVGTQESMMQAIRSTRHGGHVGFVGVSHGVSLPGQDLFYSTVHLHGGPAPVRRYLPDLIDRIWSRKINPGKVFDLTLPLDEAAEGYAAMDERRAIKTLLTV comes from the coding sequence ATGCGTGGAGTGGTGCTGCACGGCCCGGGCGACGTGCGGGTCGAGGATCGCGACGACCCGACGATCGAACTGCCGACGGACGCGATCATCCGGCTCGCGGCGACGTGCGTGTGCGGGTCGGACCTGTGGTCCTACCGGGGTGTCAACGACATCAAGCGCCCGATCCCGATGGGCCATGAGTATGTCGGCGTGGTCGAGGAAGTCGGTGACGAGGTGTCGACGGTCGCGCCGGGCGACTTCGTGATCGGCTCGTTCATGGCGTCCGACGGGACGTGCGAGATCTGCCAGGCGGGATACCAATCCCGTTGTGTGCACGTGAAATCGGTGGGCGCGATCGGCACGCAGGCGGAGCGCGCTCGCATCCCGTGGGCCGACGGCACGCTCGTTGCCACACCCGGTGTGCCGGACCCGGATCTCGTCCCGTCGCTGCTCGCGGCGTCCGATGTGCTGGGCACCGGCTGGTTCGGGGCGGACGCGGCGGCGGTGGGGCCGGGCAAGACGGTCGCGGTCGTCGGTGACGGTGCGGTCGGGCTGCTCGGCATCCTGGCCGCCCGGGAGCTGGGCGCCGAGCGGATCATCGCGATGAGCCGGCACGAGCCGCGCCAGGCGCTCGCGAAGGAGTTCGGTGCGACCGACATCGTCGTCGAGCGCGGCGACGAGGGCGTCGGACGCATCAAGGAGCTCACGAACGGGTACGGAGCCCATTCGGTGATCGAAGCCGTCGGCACCCAGGAGTCGATGATGCAGGCGATCCGGTCGACCCGGCACGGCGGGCACGTCGGCTTCGTGGGTGTCTCGCACGGGGTGTCCCTGCCGGGCCAGGACCTGTTCTATTCCACCGTGCACCTGCACGGCGGCCCGGCGCCGGTGCGGCGCTACCTGCCGGACCTCATCGACCGCATCTGGAGCCGGAAGATCAACCCCGGCAAGGTTTTCGACCTCACCCTGCCGCTGGACGAGGCCGCCGAGGGGTATGCCGCGATGGACGAGCGGCGCGCCATCAAGACCCTCCTGACAGTCTGA